The following proteins come from a genomic window of Microbacterium lemovicicum:
- a CDS encoding GDSL-type esterase/lipase family protein, translated as MRVALLAESFLPHMNGVTGSVLQVLRHLEREGHDALVIAPGTGEPDAPLHGARTALLRSVPLPSYPEVRVAFARTARLTRLLRAFSPDVVHLASPFVLGGQGVVAADVLGVPSVAVYQTDVIAYAEKYGVPGMAPLAARHVSKLHRRATLTLAPSSAAAAQLEGLGVDRLRTWGRGVDAERFHPSRRSEAWRRAHGAPGEVLVGYVGRLAPEKQVEDLAALAGIEGVRLVVIGDGPARSRLETLLPGAVFTGFLGGDALATALASLDVFVHPGESETFCQTVQEAHASGVPVVATGRGGPVDLVRSSIDGWLYRPGDLADLRARVSDLAGDAAKRRSFGLAAREAVRERTWEALGHQLLGHYDDARMLRRLDEATVVRAATRTSGPPASRADDAPAAPRWARYVALGDSITEGLCDGSRVPEGEYRGWADRLALLLAHARTGSTRFRYANLAVRSRRIQDVLREQIPAALALRPQLVSVLVGANDLVRVGADPVALAADLERGVRTLRDAGCDVLLVTPFLPHRATARVLAGRFARFASELRRIARDTGCVLLDVDAVPEMGGLGMWAEDRVHLQAVGHRFLAYRAAEVLGVPDAEALGELDAALHADEDAPVPSLPSRVWLRLHAIPWMLRRMAGRTAGDGIAAKHDGYVELRPRSTTRRAEA; from the coding sequence GTGAGAGTCGCGCTGCTGGCCGAATCCTTCCTTCCGCACATGAACGGCGTCACGGGGTCCGTGCTCCAGGTGCTGCGTCACCTCGAGCGCGAAGGGCACGACGCACTGGTGATCGCGCCCGGCACGGGGGAGCCCGATGCACCGCTGCACGGAGCCCGCACCGCGCTCCTGCGGTCGGTCCCGCTGCCGTCCTACCCCGAGGTGCGCGTGGCGTTCGCCCGCACCGCCCGGCTCACCCGTCTGCTCCGTGCGTTCTCGCCGGACGTCGTCCACCTCGCCTCGCCCTTCGTCCTGGGCGGGCAGGGCGTGGTGGCCGCCGACGTGCTCGGCGTGCCCAGCGTCGCCGTCTACCAGACCGACGTCATCGCCTACGCGGAGAAGTACGGCGTGCCCGGCATGGCTCCGCTCGCCGCGCGGCACGTCTCGAAGCTGCACCGGCGCGCGACGCTGACCCTCGCGCCCTCCTCGGCGGCCGCGGCCCAGCTCGAGGGGCTCGGCGTGGACCGCCTCCGCACCTGGGGCCGGGGCGTGGACGCCGAGCGCTTCCACCCGTCGCGCCGGAGCGAGGCGTGGCGCCGCGCCCACGGCGCTCCCGGCGAGGTGCTGGTGGGCTACGTCGGCCGGCTCGCACCGGAGAAGCAGGTCGAGGACCTCGCCGCGCTCGCCGGCATCGAGGGCGTGCGCCTCGTCGTGATCGGCGACGGACCGGCCCGCTCACGCCTGGAGACGCTGCTTCCCGGAGCCGTCTTCACCGGCTTCCTCGGCGGCGACGCGCTGGCGACGGCCCTCGCCAGCCTCGACGTCTTCGTGCACCCGGGTGAGAGCGAGACGTTCTGCCAGACCGTGCAGGAGGCGCACGCCAGCGGCGTGCCCGTGGTCGCCACGGGACGCGGGGGCCCGGTCGACCTCGTCCGCAGCAGCATCGACGGGTGGCTCTACCGGCCCGGCGACCTCGCCGACCTGCGTGCGCGGGTGAGCGACCTCGCGGGCGATGCGGCCAAGCGCCGGTCGTTCGGGCTCGCGGCCCGCGAAGCCGTGCGCGAGCGCACCTGGGAGGCCCTGGGCCACCAGCTGCTCGGACACTACGACGACGCCCGGATGCTGCGCCGGCTCGACGAGGCGACCGTGGTGCGAGCCGCGACCCGAACCTCCGGCCCGCCCGCGTCCCGGGCGGACGATGCGCCCGCCGCGCCGCGGTGGGCGCGGTACGTGGCCCTCGGCGACTCGATCACGGAGGGGCTGTGCGACGGCTCGCGCGTGCCGGAGGGCGAGTACCGCGGCTGGGCCGACCGGCTCGCCCTGCTCCTCGCGCACGCCCGCACCGGCTCGACCCGCTTCCGCTACGCGAACCTCGCCGTGCGCAGCCGCCGCATCCAGGACGTCCTCCGGGAGCAGATCCCGGCCGCCCTGGCCCTGCGACCGCAGCTGGTGTCGGTGCTCGTCGGCGCCAACGACCTCGTGAGGGTCGGCGCCGACCCGGTGGCACTCGCCGCAGACCTGGAGCGCGGCGTCCGCACCCTCCGCGACGCGGGATGCGACGTGCTGCTCGTCACTCCGTTCCTGCCGCACCGGGCCACCGCACGCGTGCTGGCCGGCCGATTCGCCCGCTTCGCATCGGAGCTGCGCCGCATCGCGCGCGACACCGGCTGCGTGCTCCTCGACGTCGACGCCGTGCCCGAGATGGGCGGACTCGGCATGTGGGCCGAGGACCGGGTGCACCTGCAGGCCGTCGGCCACCGGTTCCTCGCCTACCGCGCGGCGGAGGTGCTCGGCGTGCCCGACGCGGAGGCGCTCGGCGAGCTGGACGCCGCGCTGCACGCCGACGAGGACGCACCGGTGCCGAGCCTGCCGTCGCGTGTGTGGCTGCGCCTGCACGCGATTCCGTGGATGCTGCGGCGCATGGCCGGCCGGACGGCCGGCGACGGCATCGCGGCCAAGCACGACGGCTACGTCGAGCTGCGGCCGCGCTCGACGACGCGGCGCGCGGAGGCCTGA